One window of the Leishmania infantum JPCM5 genome chromosome 28 genome contains the following:
- a CDS encoding putative Dynein light chain LC6, flagellar outer arm — protein MTQVPGATVKLSEMPKEMENFAIFCAQEGLAKLRTAQELASFIRKEFEKKYGPTWNCFVGRNFGSFVTHEEGNYVYFYVGQTGVLLFKSS, from the coding sequence ATGACGCAAGTACCTGGCGCGACGGTGAAGCTATCCGAGATGCCTAAGGAGATGGAGAACTTTGCCATTTTCTGTGCACAGGAGGGGCTCGCGAAACTGCGAACTGCGCAGGAGCTGGCCAGCTTTATTCGAAAGGAGTTCGAAAAAAAGTATGGCCCGACGTGGAACTGCTTTGTTGGCCGGAACTTTGGTAGCTTTGTCACGCACGAAGAGGGCAACTACGTGTACTTCTACGTTGGTCAAACCGGTGTTCTGCTTTTCAAGTCGTCTTAG